From the genome of Argentina anserina chromosome 4, drPotAnse1.1, whole genome shotgun sequence, one region includes:
- the LOC126790119 gene encoding chitinase-like protein 1, with protein MKPTSSVSTAALAVAAVLLLSLVSVNAYDDQVSATPALVKKVKGKKVCDKGWECKGWSQYCCNLTITDFFQTYQFEELFSNRNAPVAHAVGFWDFQSFILAASLFQPQGFCTTGGKLMQMKELAAFLGHVGSKTSCGYGVATGGPLAWGLCYNREMSPMQSYCDDFYKYTYPCSPGAEYYGRGALPIYWNYNYGAAGEALKVDLLNHPEYIEQNATLAFQAAIWRWMTPIKKSQPSAHEAFVGTWEPTKNDTLSKRLPGFGATMNLLYGESVCGQGDIDAMNTIVSHYQYYLDLLGVGREQAGPHEVLTCAEQLAFNPITKASS; from the exons ATGAAGCCCACTTCGTCAGTCTCCACGGCGGCGCTGGCGGTGGCGGCGGTGCTCCTCCTCAGCCTGGTATCTGTCAATGCCTACGACGACCAGGTGTCGGCGACGCCGGCGCTGGTGAAGAAGGTGAAGGGAAAGAAGGTGTGCGACAAAGGGTGGGAGTGTAAAGGGTGGTCGCAGTACTGCTGCAATCTCACCATCACTGATTTCTTCCAGACTTACCAATTCGAGGAGCTCTTCTCCAACCGCAACGCCCCGGTGGCTCACGCCGTTGGGTTCTGGGACTTCCAGTCGTTTATTCTCGCCGCCTCGCTTTTCCAGCCTCAAGGGTTCTGCACCACCGGCGGGAAGCTCATGCAGATGAAGGAGCTCGCCGCGTTTCTCGGACACGTCGGCAGCAAGACCTCTT GTGGGTATGGTGTGGCCACTGGAGGACCATTGGCCTGGGGACTTTGCTACAACAGGGAAATGAGTCCGATGCAGTCATACTGTGATGACTTCTACAAATACACATATCCTTGCTCTCCTGGAGCTGAATACTATGGTCGGGGAGCTTTGCCTATTTACTG GAATTACAATTACGGTGCAGCTGGGGAAGCATTGAAGGTTGATCTGCTGAACCATCCAGAATACATTGAGCAGAATGCTACTCTTGCCTTCCAGGCTGCAATATGGAGGTGGATGACTCCTATCAAGAAATCACAACCCTCAGCTCACGAAGCATTTGTTGGCACTTGGGAGCCCACCAAGAATGATACATTGTCCAAGCGGCTTCCTGGATTTGGCGCAACAATGAATCTTCTATATGGGGAGAGTGTTTGTGGCCAGGGAGACATTGACGCCATGAATACCATCGTTTCCCATTACCAGTACTACCTTGACCTTTTGGGTGTCGGTCGTGAGCAAGCAGGTCCCCATGAAGTGCTAACTTGTGCCGAGCAGCTTGCATTTAATCCGATTACCAAAGCATCTTCTTGA